A stretch of DNA from Lotus japonicus ecotype B-129 chromosome 4, LjGifu_v1.2:
TTCTGTTGTGCTAGCTGACGTGTCAGTCCCAGCTGTGAACATGTTCTGCAAAAAAATTGGACAATGTCAATAAAAACCATGAAAGAAAGTCCAATGTTGAAAAATTAAGCATGGATCAGGATTGAAATTTCTCATCTTATGTTAAAATTTTGTATCTATATCTCTTGTCACATAtatgtattaaaaaatatagGTAAGACCATTTCAATGTTTATAAAGAGAGATATACAAAATTTTAATATGAGTGAACATGagagaaatttaaatttatataatttaatgCAATTAAAATTCTAGAAATTTAGTTACTCCATAACTGATCAAGCGGTTTAAGTTTTAAGTGATTGATGTGCATttgaaatttacttttaaatcTGAACCCCACAATTTTGATTAGATGTCTATAGAATCGTGACTGCAATGAATTTATGAGAATGTGACTGTGAGAAGACGGATTTGAGAAATTCATGATTTTtgataataaaaaattactaaCTTATTGCTGAGCTACCCTACTATTATATTTATGTCACTTTTTGGTCCATTGTACTATTTTGATTCATAAAAGTACAATCTTATTTATTTGGctcttaaatgtgcctttgaatTGCAAGTAGACAATAATTCATTACTTACTTTTTAAAATAACGTAAAATATTTTGTTCACACTAATTCCACATTTACCCTTTAGAAAGAGACGTATGAAATAAATGAGGGAAAAGTTAGAAATataatgagtgatatgatgATAAAATGAGAGAAATTGAATGAGAGAGTTTGTGAAAATGGAATGATAGAAATAAGTGGAGGCTAAATATATCATATCAGTAGTTATAAAACAAAAACTTATATGTGTAATATGTTTGAGATATAGAAGAGTAGTTATGTACCAGAAGCAGTGCTTTGATCTCAATATCATTGAGTTTGTTTCCATCATCATCAGGAACATCTTTAAGCGACAACAACGTACTCAACAAATCCTTATGATTCTCACTCTTGGAAGAAGTATTGTGTTCCTCAATAATGCTGGTTAAAAATTCGTCAAACCTATTGTGCAATTTCTTCATCTTAGCTTGCACTCCTTGAAGGTCTAGCCACTCCAAAGAAGGAATAAAGTCACCTATGTTGAAAACACCCGCTAACACCATTAACTCCACCACCATGGCCTTAAACTCATCAGCTCTAGGATCACACCCACCGTCACCGTCGTTGAACACTCTCCTTCCGATCATTACCCTGGATAATGCATTGGTAGTGCATACATTAAGTAGTTGTCCCAAGTTGACAACTTTTGAGTTGGATTTTGATATGTTCCGTGTCAATCTTGATACCTCTTCCTGCAAGTGTTAATGAACTAgaaaaaataagttatatatgaTATGACagggaaaaaaaaagataaatagaAAAATGAGATATATGTAAGAATTTATATTGTTTGAGTGTGTAAATATCATAATTCATTAAAATTAATGCCATAATAAGTCAAACTGTTAAAAGCATTTTGATCCGTTTTTTTTTCTGCTATCAACACATTTTCATCAGTTTTGATTAGACGAtccatattttaaattataataaataactTCGAAACCACTCAAAACACTTGGTTGAATGCATGAGACTCAATTCGGGAGTCCAAATCTGTTATTTGACCCATGAAGTAAGCAAAATACTCCATAGAACTAAACATAatccattaaaaaaaaactaaagtcAACGTTATTATATTATATGAACATGGGATCGTTAAAGTATAAGAGATGAATCACAAAAAAGCAACGTgtagaaacaaaaacaaatgttATTAAAAATGTTGATTAACCTGACGCAAGTGTTTGAAATTATCCAAGGCCTTGCCGGAGAAGAGGTGGAGGTTGGTGATTTTCCGGAGATATCGCCACCGTGCACCGTACGGAGCAAACACAAGATCCTGATAGTTATAAGCTATGTACTTAGCTCCGGCGTTGGGCGGCCGGCTACTAAAATTTGCATCATGAACCTTCAAAAACTGTTCTGCCACGGCGGCCGACGCCGCCACCACGACGTCCACAAAGCCCAATTTGAGGTGCATGAGCGGGCCGTGGGCTCGGGCCAAGGCTGCGAGGGAGTGGTGCGGCACGGGGCCCATATGGGGAAAGTTTCCTATTATGGGCCATGGTTTTGGGCCCGGAGGGAGTGGGAGTGAGGGACGTGTTGAGAACTTCACGACACGGTGTATGAAGATGAGGAATGTGATGGTGGCAAAGCCAATGATCATCCATGGGAACATGGTTGTGTAACGATAATGGTGGGTGGTGTCGTTATGGTAGTAATTGATAACGTTGTCTTTTCCTTTTGAGCTCAACCTCTATACGTTACTTATAGAAGGAAACGCTTCTTCTCTGACTTTACCCGTTCTTTACTTGACAAGTAGCTAGACACAAGGGCTGCTCAACGTACCTTCAACTTTTCAATCAATTGATACTGCTTTcacactaatttttttaaaaaatactatTTTGGTCAAATGTATTTTTGTATAACCACTTCATAACTTTCTCCGTGCATGTGGCTAACTGTTCAATAAAATGTTAAATACACCCCATTAGAGTTTTAAATTGTAGTTGAGGTACTCATTCACTCCATAATTGCTGACAAATGCGACCTCGCATTTCAATCGCCAATGCAAAGATTCCAAAACATGATATGTTGTGTTTCCGATCTCGATCGCAATTCCACGATTTAACACAACACCCAATATCCATCTACATCCAAGAGATGGTAATGGACATGAATGCTAAATCACATTATCACACGACCCATGGAGTGCACTACTACATACACGACCAAGTGTATTTTAAAACAGAAAACTGTTAAAGCTAGAAAATGTAacagttttaatttatttttaaatttggatTTAATGACTAATCGAGAATCAGTCGTGCATGTAGTGCTTTTACTTTGTCGCGAGCTTCAGCATTTTCCAGTAATGGAAGATGGATGGATGAAATATATGATCGGTAAAGtgataaaaaaaagaatagagatactaaaaaaaagagtgaaaaaaaataaaataaaaaatgaatgtgcATGTATAAAAATTACTAGTTCTTCGAATATGAAAGTGTTGGCATTTGTCAAAAAAAGAAGGTGTTGGCATTACTGGTTGTTGAACCATCGTATGGACTTCACTCGTGTCTCGTGGAGGTTATGCAATAGCGTTAGGTAAGCACGACGCTATCGCTACGTTGGTTGAGTATGGCCTGGTCATATTTTCAAAACTAGTATTGCCCTTCATTTATTAATAaagctgatttttttttgttccttcGGAAAACTAATATAGCTGATAAGTATACACTtctagaaataaaataaaaaactattgaAAAAAGTAGTAAATACTGAGTATATCAATTTgtttaatattaaattattaattgattgaAAAATCTATGCATTAATCAAGGATATTACTACAGAGTGAATAACAATTTAAAAAAGCAATAACTATTATAAAAAGTAGTTACTATATAGTACTTTTTTGGTCATCAGTtactatatatattattgatTGAATGAAACATTTAAAACATGGAttaaaaaagttaataaaattaagaaaaaagaaaaagaaaggtagTTGCTAAAATGAGTCGGTTCAACAATAAAGACTCATCTAccggttaaaattttgattgtgtTTTATCGTAGCAATGCAGAGTTCCATTCTTAGGGACGTGAGATTTGAAAGTTGGGTTTTCTGAGCTTTGTGCATTCATCAACCATggtcattttacgcgcatctccatCACCATTATTCGTTTCCACCGCTCGtacatttttcatcaaaaaatgaatttcatgagataaagttaattgacaagtaaaagtaaaatctaaatatgtagtatttaccttgaataacatgGTAATAATCTATAAAATTACTTAATGGGACaccataccaaaaaaaaaatttgagggtaccacataatttaccaattttttatatgaaaagTGGGAAACTAATGACAATGCACATTATGAGTTCAAAAGAAAGACACGTGATTTCATGTGAACAGGTTACGTGACGTGGCTAGATGAAATTCAAGAAATACTGAAACTCATACATCAAAAGTAAAGAATGAATTCCCACCTATTACTACTTCATATCCAAAAAAAACTCTGCGACCAATAGGGCCCTATAACTATGAGCCTCATTAGCCAACAATTTGGCAACTTGGTTTGCTTCCCGGAAGACATGCTCAAAGAGCAATCTCCGTCTTCTACTCTTCCAATTCAGAATCAGCAAAACGATGTTCTACCATAAGGATGGTTTTCAATTCAACTAGCTGACAGCAAATTAAGTGCAGTTGCACAATCACTCTCAATACTTTGTAGCTTAACCGGTTTTCTACCGAATGTGAATTTCCCTCATAATCATAATAGCTGTTGCTGTTTCATATTAAATCATATCTGAGATAACTCAAAGCCCTCATAAGTCACAATCATCCAAACTAACAGTCGTTCCAGCGCCTCTTTCGAGCTGGTCTATGTTGCTTTATTTCACTCATATTAACTGCTGTGTCTGCATTGAGCTTCAAAGTCTTTTCTGCTTCTTTGATCATATTCATTGGCTGCTTAAAGCGCTCCCCACGTTTCTCCATCTTAGCTAATGTATCAAGAATCTTCTGGCTGGCAATATTGCCAGTATGCAGTTCAGAATTATATCCATTTTGTGACTTTCTCTTCTTCACAGTATTGTCAGTGAGTGCTGCACCCTCAGAACCATCTCTTCTGGATACAGAAGGCTCCATATGAGGTTCTTCAGTCACTATCTCACCTTCCTCAATATCCAAACTTTCTTTCTGCCCTTTATTCGGAAGATTCTCAAGCCATTTCTGATTTTCATTCTCACACACAGATTTCGAAATGTCAAACTTGATAGTCTTATTATTGTGAGAATCATCAAAAGCCAGTAAAGCTGTCCGCTTCTTAGTGAATCCTTGGTCCATACATTCAAGCCTATCATTGCACACCACTCTGGAACTTTTTGCATGAGACTGCAGAATCAGTTATGAATGAGGgcacaacataaattaataatcaaATCAACACAAGGATAATATCAGCACATTAACAACTCAAAATGAATGACGCTGCCTGAAAATGTGCAGTATAAATGTATAATCCATCCAATAAGTGATAGTGCAACGAGGTATGATTAATGTGAGTTAGCAAGTTAGAATACCAAGTATAAACGAATGTATTTTGAGCAGCAGTAGTCATTTAAGTAACAGCATGACAGGTAAAACTGAAAAGTATTACaagaaaaatatatagaaaTAACCCACTAAAAAATAGAACAGTACAATCTCTGATCATAAGGTCAATACAAAAATAATGTGTGATAGAATTATATAAAAAGTCAGTAAACCTATCCCTGAGCTCAGTCATTTATTCAACATCAGGATGAGGATATACAATGTTCAACTGTGTCATCCATTTTTTTAGCTAAATGCTTTTAGACTAATCTTATCATGGGAAATTTTATAACTAGAAGTACAAATGGCACTGAAGCTGCAGTACCAGACCAAGATAATCAAGtcatatatatattaatgaGGCTACAACGAATTAAGTAAATCGTGGTCCATGTCTTCACAACACAAAATTGATAAACAATAATCTATCTTCAGGCTACCAATTACCTAGTAGGAAGCCATTTCATAGCAGTGATAAAATACATAAAATGATCACAATACATAGCCGGAAAGGCAGAAACTGGTCATCACAGTACACATTTCATTAAAATACCATAGGCAGCATGTTATAATTATTCAGTGGAAGGGAAATGCCTGAGAATACCCTTATTGCCAAAAGGAAAAAACACTAATTTAGAACCAATAACAAGGTCCAAAAATTGAACCATACACATATGTCCACTTTCTATACAggaaaaaaactaataataCAGGCACCAGCGCAGACTTTGAAGGTCATAGAACATCACAACTCTTCAGCAAGCCCATGCATTGAAAATTGGAAAAAATCATTTACACAATATAAACATCAGAAGTAAGGAACAGTTCATCTGATTCCATCACTGGACTACACAGATAAAAGGTAAATCAGCACAGCGTAGCCATCAAACTCTGGGGGGGGGGGATCTATAGCATCTTAGTGACTTAGATAAAACCAGACACATATATCCTACCCATCAAGCTCCATGTATGTATTGTACATGTCCAAGACTATACTTTTACTTGGGACTTCCCCAGATATGGTTGAGTGGTGAACTTAAGTTACTTTGGTTGCATGGTAGACTGATTAAGAAATTccaaaaacaatgaaaaatgtgCAAGCAAAATATTCCGGTGCAGAAGCTTTTATCAATTGAAATTTATAATAAgccaaaaatatatatttagccACAAGATCACTGGATGTAGCTCCTGATCAGCAAGGCTAAGTAATAAGTATCCATGTTGACTCAAGGAATTTTAATCACCACAACCCATTACCATAAGATGTCAAATTCCCTGCACAGCccatatattaatttttaggTTGGTTCAGGAGCAAAAtgggaaagagagaaagagtagaGAGGGGAGAAAACCCGTAAACTATACAACCTACAACAGTCAAGCCTTTTCCCCACCATGTGAGGATGGTTATATGGATCAATTGACGGCATTAGATTCCATAGATAAAATCCTGAAATTCTAGTTCACGTCcaacataaaataaattaaacaaagCTGAGGGCAAATAGAATAATCAGCTTGAGCAAAGCAAGAATATTGTATCATGAGTGTGTTGTGTTACCAGACAGTAGGAGAAAcaggcaaacatatgtgacacaaaagAAGCACTTTCAACCACAAAGTATCTCATTTTAGCTGCAGAAAGGAAGTCTGAGACATATGCTATATTGGCTTCAAGGAACTTTGTAAACTAGCTTCCGTTTTCTTACCTGTGGTTTTCTTTAATTTATAGCTTGATAGGATGTTCAAGCAAGTCATAACATCTATAATTAGTTTAAAAGCTATAACTGCAGCAGGTAGTGGTACACTAAATATTGGATGAGAAAAAGTTCGAGCCCAATTATTAGTGTACTGTGTACACTGGGGTTGTATTAGTTTACTGTGTACACTCAGGCTCAGCTGCAATGGATTATTTCCACTAGTTAGTTACTCACAGTTAGTTGGTTAGAATTAGTTAGCTCTGTTTCAGAGTTTTCTTCCAATGCAAGCTTCCTATGTTTTCTATATAACTAGGGACATAACACATTTGCATCTAATGAGAATACACAGATTCTTTCTCTATTCTGTTCTTTTATAATTATTTCGATAAAAAGTACAATAATACAGGTTCTTAACCATAGTTTCCCTAATTTTACCTTTCCTTCCCTATTAATCAAGTCAACTGATTGCCTGGATCTCAGCACAGCCTGCT
This window harbors:
- the LOC130714133 gene encoding flavonoid 3'-monooxygenase-like; the encoded protein is MFPWMIIGFATITFLIFIHRVVKFSTRPSLPLPPGPKPWPIIGNFPHMGPVPHHSLAALARAHGPLMHLKLGFVDVVVAASAAVAEQFLKVHDANFSSRPPNAGAKYIAYNYQDLVFAPYGARWRYLRKITNLHLFSGKALDNFKHLRQEEVSRLTRNISKSNSKVVNLGQLLNVCTTNALSRVMIGRRVFNDGDGGCDPRADEFKAMVVELMVLAGVFNIGDFIPSLEWLDLQGVQAKMKKLHNRFDEFLTSIIEEHNTSSKSENHKDLLSTLLSLKDVPDDDGNKLNDIEIKALLLNMFTAGTDTSASTTEWVIAELIRSPRILAQVQQELDTVVGRERNVREDDLPHLPYLQAVVKETFRLHPSTPLSLPRVASESCEVLGYHIPKGSTLLVNVWAIARDPKEWAEPLEFKPERFLEGDKVDVDVKGNDFKVIPFGAGRRICAGMSLGLRMVQLLTATLVHSFNWELENGLNHEKLNMDEAYGLTLQRAVPLSVYSRPRLSPHVYAASH
- the LOC130713283 gene encoding uncharacterized protein LOC130713283, yielding ILQSHAKSSRVVCNDRLECMDQGFTKKRTALLAFDDSHNNKTIKFDISKSVCENENQKWLENLPNKGQKESLDIEEGEIVTEEPHMEPSVSRRDGSEGAALTDNTVKKRKSQNGYNSELHTGNIASQKILDTLAKMEKRGERFKQPMNMIKEAEKTLKLNADTAVNMSEIKQHRPARKRRWNDC